A genomic region of Palaemon carinicauda isolate YSFRI2023 chromosome 22, ASM3689809v2, whole genome shotgun sequence contains the following coding sequences:
- the LOC137615830 gene encoding uncharacterized protein, with translation MKKVATFQNFPMPTTVKALQDFLGMINYHHCFLPAITANLNHLYSSLKGKPKDLKWGPLQEVAFCNAKIPFNCCFSHFSCATSTSPFSPPMPATLLLVQYSSRWSTACTAH, from the coding sequence ATGAAGAAGGTAGCAACCTTTCAGAACTTCCCTATGCCcacgactgtcaaagcactgcaagatttcttgggcatgatcaactatcatcattgtttcctgccagccatcaccgccaATCTTAACCACCTCTActcctctctcaagggcaagcctaaagacctgaagtggggtccccttcaagaagtagccttctgcaatgcaaaaatacCTTTCAACTGCTGtttctctcacttttcctgtgccacaagtACTTCTcctttttctccaccgatgccagcgacattgttattggtgcagtactcgagcaggtggtcaacagcttgcaCTGCTCATTAG